The window GATCCCACCTATGACGTGGAGGGGATTGATACCGCCCATAAGCTGGCTATCCTCATGACCATGGCCTATGGCATGAACATTACCCATAATGAGGTTGTTACTGAAGGAATCAGTAATATCGAGCCCATTGACATCGAGTTTGCCCGTGAGTTCGGCTGCCGGATCAAGCTACTGGCGATCAGTCGCAATCATGGCAGCCATGTGGAGGCCAGGGTGCATCCGACTATGGTGCCGGATTCTCACCTGCTGGCGTCCATCAGCGGTGCCTATAATGCAGTGCATTTCACCGGTGATATGGTGGGGAATGTGCTGCTTTACGGGCAGGGGGCGGGTAAGATGCCCACCGGGTCAGCGGTGGCTGCCGATGTGATGGATATTGCCCGTGATATTGCTGCCGGTTCCGTGGGCCGGGTGCCGTCCCTCTCTTATCTGCCGGAGCACATCAGGGACCGCGAGATCACCCCGATAGACCAGTTATCCTGTCCGTATTACTTCCGTATCACCGCCTTGGATAAGCCCGGTGTGCTGGCAGCGGTGTCCAACGTGCTGAGTAAGCACAAGATCAGTATTGAGTCTGTGATCCAGAAGGGACGTGAGGAGAATGAGCCCGTGTCTATCGTGATGCAGACCCATACAGCGGTGGAATCTGCTGTTTCTGCGGCCCTGGCTGAGATCGATGCCCTGGAGGCTATCACCGCGCCTACGGTGAAGATCAGGATGTTGGAGGACTGAGTCGGGAGCCTCCTTCCGGCCCAGTGTAGAAACACGGGGCTATGTGCGCTTCGTCCATCCAGGACGGTTCTCTTATTCCCTACCCAGGAGGACTTTTTCATGCCCGATCCTGAAAGCAGCTATGAGAATACAGTCACCAATTCCGGCCCTGGCGACCAGAACATAGCCCAGGGGGACAATGCCGTTGGTAAGCAGATTAACGACAACAGATCCTCCACCCAGACCATTGAGGGCAATGCCAACACGGTTGCTGGGCGGGATGTTCGCATAGAGCATCATCATCACCCGCCCACCTCTCCTGAATCCGCCTGCATCCTTCCGACCGAGGACGACATCTTCCTCCACCGGGAGGCCGAGCTGGCCTGGCTGGATGAGCACCTCTCCCCTGACCGGGTGGTGGCGGTCTGCGGACCCGGCGGCATGGGCAAGAGCGCCCTGGCAGCCCGTGCGGTGCGTAGCCTGCCTCCTGACCGCTTCCCGGACGGCATCATCTTTCACACCTTTTACCATCAGGCCGAGACCACCAAGGCCCTCCAGACCATTGCCCATGCCCTGGGCCTCAAGGCAGAGGCCGATCTGGAGCAGCAGGTAGCTGCGGCCCTGGGCAGCAGGCAGGCCCTGCTGGTCCTGGATGGGGCAGAGGAGGCCGAGGACCTCCAGGCGGTGCTGCCTCTGCGGGGGCGATGCGGGGTGCTGGTTACCACCAGGAAAAAGAGCGACTGCGGGCCGTTTCGCTGGGATCTGCAAGCCCTGCCGGATGATGAGGCTGAAGAGGTCCTGCGGGCCTGGGGCGGGCAGGCCGGGGACCAGGAGGCCATTGAGCAGATTGCCGAGCTGCTGGGTGGCTGGCCCGTGGCCCTGCGCCTGGCCGGGCATTATCTGCACAGTACCGGAGAGCCTGCAACAGACTACCTGCGTTGGTTGCAGGAGGAGCCCTTTAAGGAGCTGGGGGAGAGCGAGGAGCACCAGAGGGACAATGCAGCCCTGCTGCTCCGGCGGAGCACGGCCCAGGTGGGAGAGGATGCCCGTCTTGTGCTGGGGCTGGCAGGCTGTCTGGCCTTTGACCTGCTGTCTCCCGCGCCCATGACGGCCCTGCTGGAGGGTGATGAACGGCGATGCCGCAAGGCTGTGAACGAGCTGGTCAATTACGGCCTGCTGGAACGCCGGGGCGAGCGCCTGCACATAGGCCATGCCCTGATCCATGAGTACGCGGCCCGGAACCTGGCCCTGAGCAGAGAGACCCTGGAGCGGGTGGCTGCCTATTATATTGACTGGTGCAGGGAGCAGAGTGCTGCCGGTGTACCGGGGTATGCCCGCATGGATGATGAGCGGGGGCACTGCCTGCGGCTGATACGGGCCTGCCTGGATGGGGAGTTGTGGCAGGAGGTGAAAGACTTGGTCGGGGCAATCCAGGTATACCTTGACCGGCAGGGCTGGTGGACAGAGCGACTGGCCGCCCTTGAGATGCGCCTGACAGCGGCCCGGCAGACTGGCGACCGCAGAGATGAGGCATGGTGCCTGAACAGCCTGGGCTATACCTGCGCACGACGCGGGGATCAGGAAAAGGCCCTCGCTTGGTTTGAGCAATGCCTTCCCGTATACCATGAACAGGGCATGCGCAAGGAGGAAGGCGTGCTCCTGAATAACATGGCATATATTTATGACGATCTGGGCAAGTACGAGCAGGCCCTGGAACAGTATGAGCAGAGCCTGAGCATCCGGCGGGAGGTCGGCGACCGGGAGGGGGAAGGCACGACCCTGAATAATATCGGCACCCTTTATTGGGCACAGAAGAAGTATGATGAAGCCCTGCCGTATTATGAGCAATGCCTGCCTATTCACAGAGAGGTTGGCGATACAATCGGGGAAGGCACAACCCTGAACAACATCGCCAGCATCTATGATGCCCAGGGTAAGCCGGGCAAGGCGGTGGAGTACTACAAGAAAGCCTTGGCGATAGTAACAGAGCTGGGTGATAGAAAGTTGGAAGCGGAAGATAGCTGGAACATCGGCCTCGCCTATGAAGATATGGGCGACTTTACCAAGGCCGAGGAATACATTGCCCTGGCCGTGGAGATTGAAGAGCAGATCGGGCACCCTGATCTGGAGAATGACCGCAACCATCTGAAGCAGCTGCGGGCCAAGCGGCGGGGGGCGTAGGTGGCAGCCCGCCATCCCACACAGGGTGTTACCCTGTGCTCATTAAATATAACCCCGTTGGGGTATGGTGCAAAGACCGTCCTGCCCTGAAGGGGCAATATATATCAGCCCGGTGCAACGCGCCGGGTGGTCATGGCCGGGAATATCGCGGGGCAGGGTAGGGGCGATTGGCAATCGCCCGTGGTGGGTATGTAGGGGCACGGCGCGCCGTGTCCGTACGGGGATTGTGTTGATCCATTACCGGGCGGTGTAGGGGCAAATCCCCGTGATTGCCCATAATAATACGGGGCGGTATGTAGGGGCAAATCCCCGTGTTTGCCCATGATAATGCGGGGCGGTGCGTAGGGGTAAATCCCCGTGATTGCCCTGGATCGTTTTGGGCGGTATGGAAGGGCGACCGCCGGTCGCCCCTACGAAAAGCCTTCCTTGTCTCCTTCCCGTCTCAAAGCAAGGTACCTTGCCATCCAATGCCAGGGTGCCTTCGCATCCAAAGGCAAGGTTCCCTGCCGTCACGCGCCAAGGCGCCTTCTCTCCGGGCGGCAGGGTGCCTTCTTTTCAGCAGAAAGAATTCCTTGACAAAGCCCATGCCCCGCCGTAGGATCCATCTTTATAGGTTTTACCGGTTATCTCACATACTTTAGCAAGCAAGGAGG is drawn from Candidatus Electrothrix aestuarii and contains these coding sequences:
- a CDS encoding homoserine dehydrogenase, giving the protein MKYVNVGLIGFGTVGSGLAEVLLSQQERLQQRSGLTLRLAKVADISTTELPARFTDAVLTNDAANLINDPEIDIVVELIGGIQPAKTFVMDAIAAGKHVVTANKALLSQEGKEIFAAAAANGVEVGFEASVGGGIPVIKGLKEGLVANNILSIMGILNGTANYILTRMTDEGSAFADVLKDAQDLGFAEADPTYDVEGIDTAHKLAILMTMAYGMNITHNEVVTEGISNIEPIDIEFAREFGCRIKLLAISRNHGSHVEARVHPTMVPDSHLLASISGAYNAVHFTGDMVGNVLLYGQGAGKMPTGSAVAADVMDIARDIAAGSVGRVPSLSYLPEHIRDREITPIDQLSCPYYFRITALDKPGVLAAVSNVLSKHKISIESVIQKGREENEPVSIVMQTHTAVESAVSAALAEIDALEAITAPTVKIRMLED
- a CDS encoding tetratricopeptide repeat protein → MPDPESSYENTVTNSGPGDQNIAQGDNAVGKQINDNRSSTQTIEGNANTVAGRDVRIEHHHHPPTSPESACILPTEDDIFLHREAELAWLDEHLSPDRVVAVCGPGGMGKSALAARAVRSLPPDRFPDGIIFHTFYHQAETTKALQTIAHALGLKAEADLEQQVAAALGSRQALLVLDGAEEAEDLQAVLPLRGRCGVLVTTRKKSDCGPFRWDLQALPDDEAEEVLRAWGGQAGDQEAIEQIAELLGGWPVALRLAGHYLHSTGEPATDYLRWLQEEPFKELGESEEHQRDNAALLLRRSTAQVGEDARLVLGLAGCLAFDLLSPAPMTALLEGDERRCRKAVNELVNYGLLERRGERLHIGHALIHEYAARNLALSRETLERVAAYYIDWCREQSAAGVPGYARMDDERGHCLRLIRACLDGELWQEVKDLVGAIQVYLDRQGWWTERLAALEMRLTAARQTGDRRDEAWCLNSLGYTCARRGDQEKALAWFEQCLPVYHEQGMRKEEGVLLNNMAYIYDDLGKYEQALEQYEQSLSIRREVGDREGEGTTLNNIGTLYWAQKKYDEALPYYEQCLPIHREVGDTIGEGTTLNNIASIYDAQGKPGKAVEYYKKALAIVTELGDRKLEAEDSWNIGLAYEDMGDFTKAEEYIALAVEIEEQIGHPDLENDRNHLKQLRAKRRGA